In Brachypodium distachyon strain Bd21 chromosome 2, Brachypodium_distachyon_v3.0, whole genome shotgun sequence, one genomic interval encodes:
- the LOC100840623 gene encoding glycosylphosphatidylinositol anchor attachment 1 protein gives MELPSKEDTQPKPRLIVRLGVFLASHHILFSVLCCSAGIIALLFLPSLAKSTYLSENALIPGSANPLFSNEDVMEANKFIRGIEAVAGESRGGSVMPKFIAQQIKDLGAEVCYHEFLPHSKHFHPLKFFTSMAKDLPVEPNGTYTNYGTNTIGIIRAPRGDGKEAIVLVTPYNSQRAESNEVLSLALGFSVFSLLSRAAWLSKDIVWLSADSQFGEYTAVSAWLNQYHNPMFLGHPTMLDSKLFDAIHEPDGITEKAEFMDFKRAGTMAAALIFKVGETRNHGDRDSLTMYAEASNGQMPNLDLLNVVHYLAVHRQGFRVNIETINSLLSSAWLRVIAEVIQTLGSLLRKINPDWKLDIKAPDYVEGTANLASSMYNQALGVPTGSHGAFRDYQVDAVSLEFSPTFDLRNENAKSSFIVRGGRLIEGVVRSVNNLLEKFHQSFFLYFLAAPSKFVSVGVYMIPFALLLAPLPIVAAALADSKTKGKSLDGSKTKVSADKMQAEGGSWKWLQAARVLLVIQFWAVIVSLLPYYISQIPDGTPIQSAVIWVVLSIILLIILYTMFGSPYSTGVEWKLLKATMITSISIGLGLMSIINFATAQLGALIVIPMCLFSRPLKARVGKNSFPRAVLLAVNIFIAVVGFPPAALLIVKGVSKGSWTLDIGEFWASMEFLWEWSSATYLYLFLVHLPCWLLCIHVLLHPCRQAGSKVKLE, from the exons GCTCTGCAAATCCATTATTTTCCAATGAAGATGTCATGGAAGCTAACAAATTTATCAGAGGAATTGAAGCTGTAGCTGGGGAATCAAGAGGCGGAAG CGTAATGCCTAAATTTATAGCGCAACAGATAAAAGATCTGGGTGCAGAAGTGTGTTACCATGAGTTTCTCCCTCATAGCAAGCATTTTCACCCTCTGAAGTTCTTCACTTCCATGGCAAAGGATTTGCCAGTTGAACCTAATGGCACCTACACCAACTATGGAACAAATACTATTGGCATTATACGAGCTCCTAGGGGTGATGGAAAAGAAGCAATAGTATTGGTTACTCCTTATAATTCTCAGAGAGCTGAATCAAATGAAGTATTATCACTGGCTCTTGGTTTCTCTGTCTTCTCCCTCTTAAGTCGAGCTGCATGGCTGTCAAAGGATATTGTGTGGCTATCTGCAGATTCACAATTTGGCGAATATACTGCAGTTTCCGCATGGTTAAACCAGTACCATAATCCTATGTTTCTGGGTCACCCAACGATGTTAGATAGCAAGCTGTTTGATGCTATACATGAACCTGATGGTATCACTGAAAAGGCAGAATTTATGGATTTCAAACGTGCTGGGACGATGGCTGCTGCTCTGATATTTAAAGTTGGCGAAACTAGGAACCATGGTGATAGAGATAGTCTTACGATGTATGCAGAGGCATCTAACGGCCAAATGCCAAACTTGGACCTTCTGAATGTGGTGCACTATCTAGCTGTGCATAGGCAAGGTTTTCGTGTGAATATAGAGACAATTAATTCTCTGTTGAGTTCTGCATGGCTTAGGGTTATTGCTGAAGTAATTCAAACTCTTGGGAGTTtgttgagaaaaataaatcctGACTGGAAGCTTGATATCAAAGCCCCTGATTATGTGGAGGGGACTGCAAACCTCGCTAGCTCTATGTATAACCAG GCTCTTGGAGTGCCCACTGGATCTCATGGAGCATTCCGTGACTATCAAGTTGATGCGGTTTCCTTAGAATTTTCACCAACATTTGATCTGAGAAATGAGAACGCAAAATCTTCATTTATTGTAAGAGGTGGAAG GTTAATTGAAGGGGTGGTACGTTCTGTGAATAACCTGCTCGAGAAGTTCCATCAATCATTTTTCCTCTATTTCCTTGCAGCTCCAAGCAAGTTCGTTTCAGTTGGTGTGTATATGATTCCTTTTGCTCTGCTTCTGGCACCCCTGCCAAtagttgctgctgctcttgctgACAGCAAAACCAAGGGAAAATCATTGGATGGCAGTAAAACTAAGGTTAGTGCTGATAAAATGCAAGCTGAGGGTGGATCGTGGAAATGGCTTCAGGCTGCAAGAGTATTGCTTGTTATCCAGTTTTGGGCAGTGATTGTTTCATTACTACCATATTACATTAGTCAAATTCCTGATGGTACTCCAATACAAAGTGCAGTGATTTGGGTGGTGCTCTCCATTATTCTACTGATCATCCTGTACACCATGTTTGGCTCACCATACTCCACTGGTGTTGAATGGAAACTTCTAAAAGCCACGATGATCACTTCCATCTCAATAGGACTGGGGCTTATGTCAATAATAAATTTCGCTACTGCTCAGCTTGGGGCTTTGATAGTGATCCCAATGTGTTTGTTTTCTCGACCACTGAAGGCACGGGTTGGGAAGAATTCCTTTCCTCGGGCAGTATTGTTGGCTGTGAACATATTTATTGCTGTGGTGGGTTTTCCTCCAGCTGCATTGTTGATTGTGAAGGGGGTGTCCAAGGGGTCATGGACGTTAGACATTGGAGAATTTTGGGCGTCGATGGAGTTCTTGTGGGAATGGAGTAGCGCTACGTATCTGTATCTATTTCTCGTTCATCTCCCTTGCTGGCTTTTATGCATCCATGTGTTGCTGCATCCATGCCGCCAAGCGGGATCAAAGGTTAAGCTGGAGTAG